Proteins encoded in a region of the Nocardia asteroides genome:
- the rapZ gene encoding RNase adapter RapZ encodes MTRVESNSSAGSPPTSAGRVASSGAVGGANSQVEVVIVTGLSGAGRGTAARVLEDLGWYVADNLPPELFGRMVELGASAKPPIRRLALVMDVRSRFFTGDLSGVTDQLRTLGVRTRVLFLEASDDVLIRRFGFARRRHPLQSESKDGTLSAGIAAERVRLSAVKAAADVVIDTTELSIHQLHRKMEEAYGGGAPSALQLTVQSFGFKYGVPLDADMVLDVRFLPNPHWIPELREHTGQETVVSEYVLSRPGADDYLRTCHHLVELTTNGYRQEGKRYMTVAVGCTGGKHRSVAIAEALGELMSEVTGGPEESADVVRVVHRDLGRE; translated from the coding sequence ATGACACGCGTCGAATCGAACAGCAGTGCGGGCAGTCCGCCGACGAGTGCGGGACGAGTGGCCTCGTCCGGCGCCGTCGGCGGAGCGAACTCGCAGGTCGAGGTCGTGATCGTCACCGGGCTCTCGGGCGCGGGCCGCGGCACCGCGGCCCGAGTGCTCGAGGACCTCGGCTGGTACGTGGCCGACAACCTGCCGCCCGAGCTGTTCGGGCGGATGGTCGAACTCGGTGCTTCCGCCAAGCCGCCGATCCGCCGCCTCGCGCTGGTCATGGACGTGCGCAGCCGGTTCTTCACCGGCGATCTGTCGGGGGTCACCGACCAGTTGCGAACTCTCGGCGTGCGCACCAGGGTCCTGTTCCTCGAGGCCTCCGACGACGTGCTGATCCGCCGCTTCGGCTTCGCGCGGCGCAGGCATCCGTTGCAGAGCGAGAGCAAGGACGGCACGTTGTCGGCGGGTATCGCCGCCGAACGGGTGCGGCTGTCCGCCGTGAAGGCCGCCGCCGATGTGGTGATCGACACCACCGAGCTGTCCATCCATCAGTTGCACCGCAAGATGGAAGAGGCCTATGGCGGCGGCGCGCCGAGCGCGTTGCAGCTCACCGTGCAGTCCTTCGGCTTCAAGTACGGGGTTCCGCTGGACGCCGACATGGTGTTGGATGTGCGTTTTCTACCCAATCCGCATTGGATACCGGAGTTGCGGGAACACACCGGTCAGGAGACCGTGGTCAGCGAGTACGTGTTGTCGCGCCCCGGCGCGGACGACTACCTGCGTACCTGCCACCACCTGGTCGAGCTGACCACGAACGGTTACCGCCAAGAGGGGAAGCGATACATGACGGTCGCAGTGGGCTGCACCGGAGGCAAGCACCGAAGCGTCGCGATTGCCGAGGCGCTCGGCGAGTTGATGAGCGAGGTCACCGGCGGGCCGGAGGAATCCGCCGACGTGGTCCGGGTGGTCCATCGAGACCTGGGGCGCGAATGA
- a CDS encoding HAD-IA family hydrolase produces MAIEAVLFDFSGTLFRLEADESWYSDLTRPDGRAFDVDEKAEIMRRMTAPVDHIAEFDAEAQYAWDNRDLDPALHRKVMMTVLRQSGVPTDEDAERLYARLLDPLEWTPYPDSEAVLDLLAAQEVPVAVVSNIPFDIRPSFAARGWDGLVGAFTLSYEVGAMKPDPEIFHAALGELGVPAEAALMIGDSAEADGGAEALGSRFALVEALPTAERPDALLAALRRHGLVE; encoded by the coding sequence ATGGCGATCGAGGCGGTGCTGTTCGACTTCTCCGGCACCTTGTTCCGGCTGGAAGCCGACGAATCGTGGTACTCGGATCTGACCCGGCCGGACGGGCGGGCCTTCGACGTGGACGAGAAGGCCGAGATCATGCGGCGGATGACGGCGCCGGTCGACCACATCGCCGAATTCGACGCCGAGGCGCAGTACGCGTGGGACAACCGGGACCTGGATCCGGCGCTGCACCGCAAGGTGATGATGACGGTGCTGCGCCAGTCGGGTGTGCCCACCGACGAGGACGCCGAACGACTCTACGCACGGCTGCTCGATCCGCTGGAGTGGACGCCGTATCCGGACAGCGAGGCCGTTCTCGATCTCCTGGCGGCACAGGAGGTTCCGGTGGCGGTGGTGAGCAACATCCCGTTCGACATCCGTCCGTCGTTCGCTGCGCGCGGCTGGGACGGGCTGGTCGGGGCGTTCACCCTCTCCTATGAGGTCGGCGCCATGAAACCCGATCCGGAGATCTTCCATGCCGCCTTGGGCGAACTGGGCGTGCCCGCCGAGGCGGCTCTGATGATCGGCGACAGCGCCGAGGCGGACGGTGGCGCCGAAGCCCTGGGCAGCCGATTCGCCCTGGTGGAGGCCCTGCCCACCGCCGAGCGTCCGGATGCGTTGCTGGCGGCCCTGCGGCGGCACGGTCTGGTGGAGTAG
- the uvrC gene encoding excinuclease ABC subunit UvrC yields MADPATYRPAPGTIPVEPGVYKFRDAHRQVIYVGKAKSLRSRLNSYFADVAGLHPRTRQMVTTAASVEWTVVSTEVEALQLEYNWIKEFDPRFNVRYRDDKSYPVLAVTLNEEYPRLFVYRGARRKGVRYFGPFAHAWAIRETLDLLLRVFPARTCSNGVFRRHHQIGRPCLLGYIDKCSAPCVGRVSAEEHRAIVEDFCDFLAGRTDRLVRELERRMHEAAEDLDFESAARLRDDVQALRRALEKQAVVLGTGTDADVIAFATDELEVAVQVFHVRDGRVRGQRGWVVDKSGDAVDVPEAGGELAALVEQFLTQFYGEQVTVAEQAADEQPAAVVPREVLVPELPADVEEVQQWLSGLRGSAVKVRVPQRGDKKALAETVQRNAMEALAQHKLKRAGDLTSRSQALQEIQDALELDSAPLRIECVDVSHVQGTDVVASLVVFEDGLARKSDYRHYTIREAAGDGRSDDVGSIAEVTRRRFFKLRRERDAMEQEDLAATGSDDDALELISRPGIDPRTGRPRKFSYPPNLYVVDGGAPQVAAAAEVLDELGITDVAVIGLAKRLEEVWVPGESDPVILPRNSEALYLLQRVRDEAHRFAITFHRSKRSRRMTASALDSVPGLGTARRTALVTHFGSVAKLKQATVEEITEVPGIGLATAKAVLAALESE; encoded by the coding sequence GTGGCAGATCCAGCGACGTACCGGCCCGCGCCGGGCACGATTCCCGTCGAACCCGGTGTCTACAAGTTCCGGGACGCCCATCGGCAGGTCATCTACGTCGGCAAGGCCAAGAGCCTGCGCAGCAGGCTGAACTCGTACTTCGCCGACGTCGCCGGCCTGCACCCGCGTACCAGGCAGATGGTCACCACGGCCGCGAGCGTCGAGTGGACGGTCGTCTCCACCGAGGTGGAGGCACTGCAGCTGGAATACAACTGGATCAAGGAGTTCGATCCGCGGTTCAACGTCCGCTACCGCGACGACAAGTCCTACCCGGTGCTCGCGGTCACTCTGAACGAGGAGTACCCGCGGTTGTTCGTCTACCGCGGCGCGCGGCGCAAAGGCGTCCGCTACTTCGGCCCGTTCGCGCACGCCTGGGCCATCCGCGAGACGCTCGATCTGCTGCTGCGGGTGTTCCCGGCGCGCACCTGCTCCAACGGAGTCTTCCGGCGGCACCATCAGATCGGGCGTCCCTGCCTGCTCGGCTACATCGACAAGTGCTCCGCGCCGTGCGTCGGGCGGGTGAGCGCCGAGGAGCACCGCGCGATCGTCGAGGACTTCTGCGACTTCCTCGCCGGCCGCACCGACCGCTTGGTCCGGGAGCTGGAGCGCCGCATGCACGAGGCCGCCGAAGACCTGGACTTCGAATCCGCCGCCCGGCTGCGCGACGACGTCCAGGCGCTGCGGCGCGCGCTGGAGAAGCAGGCGGTGGTGCTCGGCACGGGCACCGACGCCGACGTGATCGCTTTCGCCACCGACGAGCTGGAGGTGGCGGTGCAGGTCTTCCACGTGCGCGACGGCCGGGTGCGCGGGCAGCGCGGGTGGGTGGTCGACAAATCGGGTGACGCGGTCGACGTCCCGGAGGCGGGCGGCGAGCTCGCCGCGCTGGTCGAGCAGTTCCTCACCCAGTTCTACGGCGAGCAGGTGACGGTGGCCGAGCAGGCCGCCGACGAGCAGCCCGCCGCCGTGGTGCCCCGCGAAGTGCTCGTGCCCGAGCTGCCCGCCGACGTCGAGGAGGTCCAGCAGTGGCTGTCGGGGTTGCGCGGCTCGGCGGTGAAGGTGCGCGTGCCCCAGCGTGGGGACAAGAAGGCGCTCGCCGAGACCGTGCAGCGCAACGCGATGGAGGCGCTGGCCCAGCACAAGCTCAAGCGGGCGGGGGATCTGACGTCCAGATCCCAAGCGCTGCAAGAGATCCAGGACGCGCTGGAACTCGACTCCGCGCCGCTGCGCATCGAGTGCGTGGACGTCAGCCATGTGCAGGGAACCGACGTGGTCGCCTCGCTCGTGGTCTTCGAGGACGGTCTGGCCCGCAAGTCCGATTACCGCCACTACACGATCCGGGAAGCGGCAGGCGACGGCCGCTCCGACGACGTCGGCAGCATCGCCGAGGTGACTCGCCGCCGGTTCTTCAAATTGCGCCGCGAGCGCGACGCGATGGAGCAGGAAGACCTCGCCGCGACCGGAAGCGACGACGACGCGCTCGAGCTGATCTCCCGGCCGGGTATCGACCCCCGCACCGGACGCCCGCGCAAGTTCTCCTATCCGCCCAACCTCTACGTCGTCGACGGCGGCGCGCCCCAGGTCGCCGCCGCCGCGGAGGTGCTCGACGAGTTGGGCATCACCGACGTCGCGGTGATCGGTCTGGCCAAACGGCTCGAGGAAGTATGGGTGCCCGGCGAGAGCGACCCGGTGATCCTGCCGCGCAACAGCGAGGCGCTGTATCTGCTGCAACGGGTCCGCGACGAGGCGCACCGTTTCGCCATCACCTTCCATCGCAGCAAACGCTCGCGCCGGATGACCGCCTCGGCGTTGGACTCGGTGCCGGGTCTCGGCACGGCGCGCCGGACCGCGCTGGTTACCCATTTCGGGTCGGTCGCCAAGCTGAAGCAGGCGACGGTCGAAGAGATCACCGAGGTGCCCGGCATCGGGTTGGCGACCGCGAAAGCGGTCCTTGCGGCCCTCGAGTCCGAATAG
- a CDS encoding gamma-glutamyltransferase family protein produces the protein MGRKRGTRVAAAAAFALTIGMATACSTEESQAGGVCATVPNGTPVTSTATGPAGSGTKDLSTNPEIATGYRSNMTPVRTHTFAVSTANPVSTKAACEVLRDGGTAADALIAAQTVLGLVEPQASGIGGGAFLLYYDANTKTVDAYDGREVAPAAATENYLRWISDTDRTEPKPNTRASGRSIGVPGVLRMLELAHRDHGKTAWRELFDPAIGLADQGFPISPRLAGQIAESAKDLAADEDAKAYFLNPDGSPKAAETVLTNPAMAKTLGAVATEGAQAFYTGAIARDIVAAANRASGGRTPGQLTVEDLSGYQAKKRTALCTGYRGHEICGMPSPSSGGIAVASILGILENFDLATMRPDDIDRNGGKPDPQAVHLISEAERLAYADRNKYVADTDFIPLPGNSAQTLLNRDYLRQRAGLIDPNRSMGTAQPGDFGPVPLGVGPQPPEHGTSHISVVDRYGNAAAMTTTVESAFGSFHVVDGFVLNNQLTDFNADPLGADGVPVANRIQPGKRPRSSMSPTLVFGKAPDGSRGELTHVAGSPGGSVIIQFVVKTLVNMFDWGLDPQQAVSAVAFGAGNSPSTGIGGEHPAIDAADNGDHDPLVRRLRELGHQVSVAPQVSGLSALKRNGADGWIGGADPRREGAVLGDTQ, from the coding sequence ATGGGCCGCAAGCGAGGAACTCGGGTCGCCGCCGCGGCGGCGTTCGCACTCACCATCGGAATGGCTACCGCCTGTTCGACCGAGGAGAGCCAGGCGGGCGGTGTCTGCGCGACGGTTCCCAACGGCACACCGGTCACGTCCACCGCGACGGGCCCGGCAGGCAGCGGCACCAAGGATCTGAGCACCAACCCGGAAATAGCGACCGGCTATCGCTCGAACATGACGCCGGTGCGCACGCACACCTTCGCGGTGTCGACGGCCAACCCCGTATCCACCAAGGCCGCGTGCGAGGTCCTGCGCGACGGCGGCACAGCGGCCGACGCCCTGATCGCGGCCCAAACGGTGCTGGGCCTCGTCGAACCGCAGGCCTCCGGTATCGGCGGCGGCGCGTTCCTGCTCTACTACGACGCGAACACCAAGACCGTGGACGCCTACGACGGCCGGGAGGTGGCCCCGGCGGCGGCGACCGAGAACTACCTGCGCTGGATCAGCGATACCGACCGCACCGAGCCGAAGCCGAACACGCGGGCCAGCGGCCGCTCCATCGGCGTGCCCGGTGTGCTGCGCATGCTCGAGCTCGCGCACCGCGATCATGGCAAGACCGCGTGGCGCGAGCTGTTCGACCCCGCCATCGGACTGGCCGATCAGGGCTTCCCGATCAGCCCTCGCCTCGCGGGGCAGATCGCGGAGTCGGCGAAGGACCTCGCGGCGGACGAGGACGCCAAGGCTTATTTCCTCAACCCGGACGGCAGCCCGAAGGCCGCAGAGACCGTGCTCACCAACCCGGCCATGGCGAAGACGCTCGGCGCCGTCGCCACGGAGGGAGCGCAGGCCTTCTATACCGGCGCCATCGCCCGGGACATCGTCGCGGCCGCGAACCGAGCCTCCGGCGGGCGCACTCCTGGCCAGCTGACGGTCGAGGACTTGTCCGGCTATCAGGCGAAGAAGCGCACCGCACTGTGCACGGGCTACCGCGGGCACGAGATCTGCGGCATGCCCAGCCCCTCCTCGGGTGGCATCGCCGTCGCCTCGATTCTGGGCATCCTGGAGAACTTCGACCTGGCCACCATGCGGCCGGACGACATCGACCGCAACGGCGGCAAGCCCGACCCGCAGGCCGTGCACCTGATCTCGGAGGCCGAACGCCTCGCCTACGCCGACCGCAACAAGTACGTCGCCGACACCGATTTCATCCCGCTGCCGGGCAATTCGGCACAAACCCTGCTGAACCGCGATTATTTGCGGCAGCGCGCCGGGCTGATCGATCCGAACCGCAGCATGGGCACCGCGCAGCCGGGTGACTTCGGCCCCGTGCCGCTGGGCGTCGGCCCGCAGCCGCCCGAGCACGGCACCAGCCACATCTCGGTGGTCGACCGGTACGGCAACGCCGCGGCGATGACCACCACCGTCGAGTCGGCGTTCGGTTCGTTCCACGTGGTCGACGGATTCGTGCTGAACAATCAGCTCACCGACTTCAACGCCGATCCGCTGGGCGCCGACGGCGTGCCGGTGGCCAACCGGATCCAGCCCGGTAAACGCCCGCGTAGTTCGATGAGCCCGACGCTGGTCTTCGGCAAGGCCCCCGACGGCTCGCGCGGCGAGCTCACCCATGTCGCGGGCTCGCCCGGCGGTTCGGTGATCATCCAGTTCGTGGTGAAAACGCTGGTCAACATGTTCGACTGGGGTCTGGACCCGCAGCAGGCGGTCTCCGCGGTCGCGTTCGGCGCCGGGAACAGCCCGTCCACCGGCATCGGCGGTGAGCACCCCGCGATCGACGCCGCCGACAACGGTGACCACGACCCGCTCGTGCGCCGACTACGTGAGCTGGGTCATCAGGTCTCCGTCGCACCACAGGTCAGCGGCCTCAGCGCTCTCAAGCGCAACGGCGCGGACGGCTGGATCGGAGGCGCGGACCCCCGCCGAGAAGGGGCCGTCCTCGGCGACACCCAGTGA
- the yvcK gene encoding uridine diphosphate-N-acetylglucosamine-binding protein YvcK: MTGWESNPSIVALGGGHGLYATLTAVRRLTRKICAVVTVADDGGSSGRLRAELGVLPPGDLRMALAALAADADGVWTRTVQHRFGGTGALAGHSVGNLILAGLTEVLGDPVAALDEVARMLRITGRVLPMSPIALDIEADVSGLEADPRVSRCIRGQVAIATTPGKVRRVRLIPSDPPASPEATSAIEHADVVVLGPGSWFTSVIPHVLVPELREALVYTRARKVLVLNLAAEPGETAGFSAERHLHVLSQHAPEFVVDEVLVDSGSVPEGREREHVARAAEQLRARVTFSDVAEAGTDRHHPGKLAAALDQLIRQPRPQMAGLRVEGRHMGQDVRSGLGGKERVPWR; the protein is encoded by the coding sequence ATGACCGGCTGGGAATCGAATCCCAGCATCGTCGCGCTGGGTGGTGGACACGGCCTGTACGCGACACTGACCGCAGTGCGGCGGCTGACCAGGAAGATCTGCGCGGTGGTCACCGTCGCCGATGACGGCGGCTCCTCGGGCCGGCTACGCGCGGAGCTGGGGGTGCTGCCCCCGGGAGATCTCCGGATGGCGCTGGCCGCCTTGGCCGCGGACGCCGACGGCGTCTGGACCCGGACGGTCCAGCATCGTTTCGGCGGGACCGGCGCTCTGGCCGGGCACTCCGTGGGCAACCTGATCCTGGCCGGGCTCACCGAGGTGCTCGGAGATCCGGTCGCCGCGCTCGACGAAGTCGCCCGCATGTTGCGCATCACCGGACGGGTGCTCCCCATGTCGCCGATCGCGCTCGATATCGAGGCGGATGTCTCTGGGCTGGAGGCGGATCCACGGGTGAGCCGTTGCATTCGCGGTCAAGTTGCCATCGCGACGACGCCGGGTAAGGTGCGGCGAGTGCGGCTGATTCCGTCCGATCCACCGGCCAGTCCGGAGGCGACCTCGGCGATCGAACACGCGGATGTCGTGGTCCTCGGCCCGGGATCGTGGTTCACCAGCGTGATTCCGCACGTCCTCGTCCCGGAACTACGGGAAGCACTGGTATACACCAGGGCACGGAAAGTGCTCGTGCTCAACCTCGCCGCGGAACCGGGGGAGACCGCGGGGTTCTCCGCGGAGCGGCATTTGCATGTGCTGTCCCAGCACGCGCCGGAATTCGTCGTCGACGAGGTGCTGGTCGACTCCGGCTCGGTCCCGGAAGGCCGTGAGCGGGAACATGTGGCCAGGGCTGCCGAACAGTTGCGGGCACGAGTAACCTTCTCCGATGTCGCCGAAGCGGGAACCGACCGGCATCACCCCGGAAAGCTTGCCGCCGCACTGGATCAACTGATCCGGCAACCTCGGCCGCAAATGGCAGGGCTTCGAGTCGAGGGACGGCACATGGGTCAGGATGTGCGTTCCGGGTTGGGTGGAAAGGAGCGCGTCCCGTGGCGATGA